The following DNA comes from Suncus etruscus isolate mSunEtr1 chromosome 12, mSunEtr1.pri.cur, whole genome shotgun sequence.
AGCAGCTCTTTGGCGGTGTCCAGCGCCAGCAGGCACTGCTGCTTGCTGCCCTTTTTCTTCACCAGGTTCACCAGTGTCTCCAGCAGCCCGAGTGTGTGCACCGCATCATCCTGGATGAGGAGGGTCATGGCGGCCAGTCGGTCTCCCAGGGTCCCTGCGGACACAATGGCCTTCATCCAGGTGGCGGTGCCCTTCTGGTGAGGTGTCTGTGCCTGGTACAAGCTGATCTCGTGTTCATACAGCCGCTGGGCCAAGGTCCGGTAGCCGGCCACCAGCTCAGGCAGCTGCGGCTCCAGGCAGAACTCGCCACTGTATTCCAGCTCGTGCCATTTGCCACCAGGCTTGAGCAACAACGTCTGTCGCGCACAGAACTCGAATGGGTCCGGCTGCTTCTCTTGCCTTCCTGGTGGGACCGCGCCTGCCTCAGTGTTTGTGACATCTGGCTCTGGCTTTTTCTTGGTTTTCGCTTTAGCGGTTGGTGTCTTTTCACCTTCAACTGCCTTCGGCTTTTTCTTATcagcttttttcccctttttatcaGTCTCTTGTTTTGGAGCTGGCTCCCCGCCATCATCTTTGTCTTCCTCAATGGAGCACGTTTTGGCAAACTTGGCCAAATTCAGATTCCGGACAAAAGTTTCGAGCTCACCTTGCTGAAGGTCGTCGATggctcccttcttccctccatctACTACTTCTTCATTCTCATCCAAAGCTGCTAGCATCAGGTAATCTTGCtgcacacaaaacaaaagaaagtggaAAATGAGTGAGCAGCCCAACAGTTAGAAAAATTTCATCTGGAGCCtacgtctctcaaaccaaggaccCCCGAGTTTTCACACTTAGCTTCTTTGGGGCTGTCGAGGCTCCCAGGCTATTCCCAAGAAAAGCACAGGAGAATCTAAGCAAGTTAGTTTTTTGGCTGGAAATTCCTTTTTTGAATTTGAACATCGGACTATGTCCTGGGAAGTGTAAGAAAAAACTATGCCATTTTCTCACCCACCAAAAAGATGTAAGAAACACAGATTTACTAAGCTGAAAAAATACTTATTACcgcatatactcgagtataagccgagccccataattttaccctaaaaacttagaaaacttagtgactcaagtataagatAAAGTGGAAATACAAGAGCCACTggtaaatatcaaaaataaaaatatataccccccaaattacaataattgagaaatcagtaaatgtttttcaatatttattgctaaagaaaaactgtaaactaacaacagtaaatttaaaactttaaaaaaagtgcAGAAAACTAGCTTAActggtaatcaagctaaatcacaaaggttaaaatccttcaaaactggattcctcttcctcctcatctgtatgtccaaacagagcttcagctgtatctgatgtgagggtatcagcatagacatagtcatcatcactgagttcgcagataccATCATCACTGCtattggtctcatacaaagagcagaatattgtgggttaaatagttcagtggcatacagttcagtttagCTGCCTACCATCTTCAGCTCAGTCTTGACTTGTGGAcagagctgaagcaccgccctcTCCAGCAACCGGCAGAAGACGAATGGAGACTAtctgcatttgatttggtgcacgcacactgaatcaaataaactgtatgacccaagtataagccgatTTTGGGTTTTCGGCACATACCTAAGTATATACGGTAGGTTAAACAACTGGGCTTAACATCTCACACGTGTAAATCTCTATGCATCTGAGTAGGAAGTGACAGGGCCACAGAAAGATGTGTAGAGGATAAATCGTGCAAAACAAAGAGCAAGAAAGAACATAACAGTGCTCAGCTTTACCAAAAATGAGAGACCGTCAGCTTAAAATGAAATAGCCTGCTCCATTCTGAAAACTTATTTAAACAAAGAGCAAGAAAGAACATAACAGTGCTCAGCTTTACCAAAAATGAGAGACCGTCAGCTTAAAATGAAATAGCCTGCTCCATtctgaaaacttattttttaagttttagcttGGAGTCCTGTGCTGGGGGAATCTATGTGCTGCCAAATGATAAACCTGGGTCAGGGCTCAGCCTGCTGGTCTCTCCTAGGTAGTTCCTAATCCACATTTTCAAGTTGGATGAGCTGAAACACAATGCCAGGCAGTGCTGGAAGGGGCCTAGGTGTTTTAAATCCGTGCAAAATAACTGCACCCATCTGTGACATCTTCAGATTTAGATCCCAAATATATGCACACGTGGGGACAGACAAGCTCAAAGTTATGAACTGAAGTGTCATTTAAATTAACAAAAGATGGGTAGTtgggagacatagtacagtgagcagCAAGGCTGCttttcttgcatgaagctgaactACAACTGACCCCCTCAAGGACCCTCACATTGCCAAAGATTAATTCCTTGAGGTTTCTGCTCCAACATCTCACCAAGGCATTCTTCCTTAAGTCACCTCAACTATAACTGATACTCCTTCCAAACCCTTCTGCTCTGTGGGCCCAAGAACATAAAAGCAGGCACACTTGTACCTGTTGGGGGTGGGCTCTACACGCGAGTGCATCCTACTAGCGATGTTCCAATCCCAGACTCCCGGGGATTTTAACATGGATGCTGCTAGGCCCAAAAAGAGCCCCAAAAGAGCTGGTTTCAAAAGAGCTGGGAACCTAGGGGACCAGGATGGGACACCAAGgtgcaactaaaaaaaaaaaagtgttgggggcccggaaagatagcacagcggcgtttaccttgcaagcagtcgatccaggaccaaaggtggttggcttgaatcccagcatcccatatggttccccgtgcctgccaggagctatttctgagcagacaaccaggagtaacccctgaacaatgccgggtgtggctcaaaaaccaaaaaaaaaaaaaaaaaaaaaaaaaagttggggggctggagagagcacggaggtagggcatttgccttgcatgcagaaggacggtggtttgaaccctagcaccctatatgatcccttgaacctgccagtagcgatttctgagcatagagccaggagaacccctgagcgctgccgggtgtgacccaaaaaccaaaggaaaaaagaaatgttggtagaggcctttggattagTCCTCATATTGCTTTCTAATGAGATGTTTCTCCATTGGTTCCTTTTGGTTTTCGTGTTAGAGGGATGTTGCCCCATtgtctcctcatctggctttcccCCTATATTGGGGCGTGGCCTTATTTTCCCCAATGAAGGCTACTCAGGCAACTGGATGAGAGCTGTCATCTTGGATCCTGGTTCCACGTGGTGGGGCGTCCGGCTTGTGGGTCATCAATCAGCTTACAGTGTGAATTTCtggcctctttcttctttcccaaaAGCGTGTGGATAATTTCCTGTGTCGGAGACTGCTCCGGGACCCGCGCCTCTTGTCTTCACTCGGATTGGGAGGCATGGGGTGGGGAGAATCCCTTTCCCTCTTGGGGGGGATTGTGGAATTCACACCCAACTATTGCACAGAAAAGAGAGACTCGCCTGCACACAAGTCAGATGCGAAAACGCAGCACTGGGATGCTCAGGATGCTCATTCTGTCTCTGGTCTGGTAAGACTTgggttttaggggccggagagatagctagCTCGGAGGGAGGGCGTTCGCCTCCCATATGGCAGCCcagagggtcccccgagcctgccaggagcaatttctgagcgcagagccaggaggaaccctgagcgctgccgggtgggccCCTCCTGGGTCTGCGCCTCGGATCCCCGCAGGCCCCTTCCCCAGCACGCCCGGGGCGACCCCGCACCTTGGTGCCTCCCAGGCGCAACACCTCCTCCAGGGAGAAGCCATCGTCCGCTTCGTCGTCCTCGTCGTCGTCGTCGGGATCTTCCACCGCCTCCTCGGGCCGCCGGCGGGGGTGCTGGGTGTAGAACGCCGCGGGCTGCCTGGGGGCGGCCATGATCAGCCCGGCGTGGTCCCGGCGCCCCTCACTTCCGGCGCGTGGATGACGCACTTCCGGCGCATGGACAACTAACTTTCGGCGCACAGATGACGCGTTTCCGGCGCGACGCCGCTCCCGACCCGGAAGCGGCCTAGGAGTCGGAGCTGGAGCTGGAGTCGGAGCCATGCGAGGCTTGGCCAGGGCCTTGGCGCGCGCGGGGCGAACCCCGTGGCGTGTCCCCGTCGCAGCCGCCCTGGCCCCGGCGCCGGTCCGCCCGTGGCTCGGGAGGCGCTTCCGCTCCGCCGACGGCCCCGGCCCCGCGGCCACCCCGATGCTGCGGCACCTGGCGCGCAAGATCCGGGCCACCGGCCCCATCAGCGTGGCCGAGTACATGCGCGAGGCGCTCACCAACCCCGCGCAGGCAGGCGGGGACGCGCGGAGGGGGTGCCGCGGGGGTCGAGGCACACGCGCACACACCGCCCCACTGGCAGAGCGGAGCATTTCGGGGGTGCACACACACACGCCACCCCACACCGTGTCCCGGGAATTCACACACACTCTGATCTCCAGTGTGGGGCGCCCAGACACACACGCCTTACTCGCGGAGCAGAGAATTCAGGGGCACACGCACATGCACCCTACTTTGATCTCGgcatgggacacacacacacacacacgcacgcacacacacacacacacacacgcacgcacaccaCCCCACTTGCAGAGCAGAGAATATTCAGGGGCACAAACACTCTTCGTCAGTGTGGGACACCCTGGCATACACACACCCTACTCTGATCTCCAGTGTGGGGcgccctcacacacacacacacacacacacacaccacttgcaGAGCAGACAATTCAGGAGCACACACACTGATCTCCAGTGTGGGTCACCCTGACACACATACACCATACTTGCAGAGCAGAGAATTCCAGggacacgcgcgcgcacacacacacacacacacacacacacacacacacacacacacacaccagagaatTTCAGgggtgcgcacacacacacacctactctGATCTCcagggagacacacacacacacacacaccacaccacttGCAGAGCAGAGAATTCCCAATCACGGGGTTCCTTGGAGAGGAATGGGGGGGGTGCTTGctgagctgggctgggctgggcttggGCATGGCTTTGCTTGTTGGACCCTGAGCCTGTGGCAGCTTGAAAGCTTGCTCACCCCTTTACCCCTCCCTCTCAGATACTGCTCCCCCTCACATTCCCAAGGCCAAATTCTGGGGGGAATAATAAAGAGATGTTAGTTGTCTTCACACAAGCAGTCAAGGCCTCCTTGTCCTGAAGGCTTGTTCTTGTTTTTCCAGCCCTAATGCTCTATCAGACCAGATtaaaggggtgggggtgggcaggagTTAGGACTGGGAGAAAGTTaaactgtttgtattaaccaatgaaatgcatAGCCTGCCAAGAGTCTTCTGACCCTATATATGCAGCCTGCTAGTTTCATGCAGggcttttttcctctttcatgaGACTGGACCCAGCTAGCCAGAATTGACTCCCTTTTGCACTTTACCTTATCAAAGATGGCCTTTGACTCTACCTTATCAAAGATGGCCTTTGACTCTCAGTGCCAGTCTCGGGTTATCTGCTCAGACCCTAACAGGCTGAGCTGGACTGGGAAGTGTAGTCTTAGTACAATTGAAATGGAGCGTTttcctgacccccccccccaatgtcatCCCATCACACCTCTCCAAATACCTTCATGCTCCTAGCTATTCCATTCCCccctttatttgtgttttttggaggtgggccacacctgacgatcccaaggggttactcctgtctccatgctcaggatcacttctgcttgtgcttgggggaccctatgggatgccacagatggaacccaggtaggctccatcgtgcaaggccagcgccctctTCGTTGTGCTATGTATGGCTCCAGCCAACTAGATTTCATTTCTCAAGGtcacatttacttatttttaagttttttacttTGGAGGCTGCACCCAGGGGTGTGCAGGGatgagatcactcttggcaggactctGGGGACCCGGGGTGCTGGCAAGGATCCAACTCGATTGGCCACAGAcaaggcaagcaagtgccttcACTTCCTGGAATGTTCTTGGCTCCGACTTTTGGGTTGTGGGGCCGGGGGAACCTATGGGCCGTAGTGGCCTCTCAGCTGCTCTTCCCACAGCCtagaccagtgtttttcaacctttttgtgcaaaggcacacttttttcatgaaaaaaaaaatcacgaggcacaccaccattagaaaatattaaaaatatttaactctgggaccgggtggtggcgctggaggtaaggtgcctgcctgccttgcctgcgctagcctaggacggaccgcggttcgatcccccggcgtcccatatggtcccccaagaagccaggagcaacttctgagcgcatagccaggagtaacccctgagcgtcacagggtgtggccccccccaaaaaaaataactctgtggctatattgactatatataaagtaattctcctgaataggaatcaaataaacacaaaaattatttcataattaatattttataatgattggtctatttgtgggCCAAAGCTGCATGTTACAGAAGACTTTGGAATTTTTTCCTCGGCCACACCAAACGATATATCACGGTACACTAGTGTGCTGCTGCACAGTGGTTAAAAAACGCTGGCCTAGACACTATTTGGCATTGTCAGAAGAGAGAACTTGCTTCGGAAAAAATTTTTCCTGTCCCGAGGAAGATCTGAGACACATGGGCGGGAGAGGCAGTActggagataaggcacttgtggCCCAGTTTCAAATTCTCTAGTACCACATATAGCTTCCTGGTGCTAGCAATGGTGGCTGAACATTGCAGAATATGATTCAACTCTCCCTAACACCCCCGAAAACCCCCTgctattttagaattaaaaaaatgttttagaggagctggagcaatagcagggAGGTTGTttccttggatgtggctgacccaggttccatctctggcatcccatataatcccctgagcactgccacggatgacctctgagtgcagagctgtgagtagcccctgtgcactgctgagtgtggcccccccccccaaaaaaaaacccaacaatttTGGAAAACTtataagaaaacatttgaaaattattttcttttcttcttctttataggGATATTATGTACACCGTGATGTGCTTGGAGAGAAAGGCGATTTCATTACTTCCCCGGAAATCAGCCAGCTCTTCGGGGAGGTATGAGGGTGTAAAacacagccgatccagcaccacaGCTGGAAACAGGCGGAGCTCAGCTGCTCTGTAGTCAGAGGTGACGACTGAGCTTACAGGGTGCTGCTTCAAACATGTGGATCTGGAAAGGCTAGAGGGTAGTCAGGAAGAACGTGGGACGCAGGCTCGAGAGATGTGTTCATTCTGTGAGAGGAGGAAATGGGAATGCGAAGGCCCAAGgcgagagaaggaaagagatggctgggccagagagatagcaaagtggtaggacatttgccttgcacgcagctgatccaggagacagtggtttgattcccgtcaTCCCAGATggctttgagcctgccagggagggttctgagtgcagaaccaggagtaaccttagtGCTGCTAGgtacaaccccaaaacaaaaaaaaaaaaaaaaaaaaaaaaagaagaaaagagaaagcagtGAAGAGGCTGGATGAGGAGAGCAGAGGTGGCAGGGGAATGAGAGGAGAAGGGGTGAGAGGAAGTTGAGGACTGAGGCAAAGAGAGGAGGCTGGGAAGACAGTGGAAGAGGATGCGCTCTGCGGTTCATAGTCTCCCTTGTAGAAACCGAGGTTTCTTTCAGGAGTACTAATTGGTTTCCTTCATGAGGAGACCTCGTTCCcaatttagaaatagaaataacacAGACAGAGATGCTCAAATCGGGCTattttaactatttctttgttCTAGACTTGTGGCCTAGTTAGAGTGAGCCTAGACCTTGATATTTGAGGTCCTGGGTTTTCGTCCTAACTAGGTTAGGTTTTGACGCCTAACTCTTAGTTTCTTCCCAAGATACTCATTCCATGTAAGTGTCTCGTCGTGATTGAAGTGACAAGCGTAGACTAGCACAACTGTATCTCTGTTTACATGTATCTAGCCTCAAGCCTGGCTCTCCTCATTCCTGCTTTCCTTTTGTCAGTGtcatggtactttttttttttttttttttttttttttttggtttttgggtcacactcggtggtgctcaggggtcactcctggctgtctgctcagaaatagctcctggcaggcacgggggaccatatgggacaccgggattcgaaccaaccaccttaggtcctggatcggctgcttgcaaggcaaacgccgctgtgctctctctctgggcccactttttttttttttattatttgtttgtttttggccacccactccagttactcttggctctgtactcagaaattactcctaaaaaaaaaaatcattcctggcagaccctgggatgccggggatcgaacccagttaaactgtgtgcaagggaagcaccttccctgctgtaaaTGACAATGGCAGGGCTGAGGCAACAGCACAGTAGGAGGTTATTttcatctctggcatttcatatggtccccagagtctgtgtggccccccaaaattggCCTTTGACTAACCTGGTCCTCTGAGCTTCCTGCCTATGTGGGGTCTGTTGTGACCTGGTGCAGAGCTGTCCTGGCTGTGTGCCCCATCTGCTCCCTGGCATAGATCTTATTGTCCCGTGCACTTCTGTTTTGGGGTGCCAGTGTGCTTCTAACCCCTTGCTCTCTTCTTTTCCCAGCTGTTGGGGGTTTGGTTTGTGAGCGAGTGGATGGCCACTGGGAAGAGTCCGGCCTTCCAGCTAGTGGAACTGGGACCTGGCCGAGGCACGCTGACAGAAGATATCTTGAGGGTAGGTACCTGGAGACACTCAGTCCAGTTTGGCCAGCTCAGGGCCACTTCTTTTTTCCCACCATTCAGTGCTCCATCTTCAATGTCAGTCCACCCAAGTGTAACATCAGGAAAAATGTCAGGGAGGATGGTGATGGTAAATTGGGAGCAGAGGAGTCACGGGAGATGGCAGAAGGCAGGTGGCAAATGGAAACATCTAGAAAATCTCAAACTGTTGGACTTTGCATAGGGAAAGGGTTCTCTGTTATTTGGCTTGGGCCAGGCCGTACTCCCGTTGCACACACAGGGACCTCAGGTACTGGTCCGATACCTGTGGTTCCTACTCACTGCTGGGAGTGTGACCCAGAAGgacaaagaaagaggaagaaagtggCACTGGTTTCAGTATAGATGAGCTGTGAGTAGGGGCGCCGCATGAGGAACAGCCTCGCCTCCCCGAGTTCTGCCCAATGAGGCTGACACTTGTGGTCTCAAACGCTGCCGCCCCCTCACACCCCTGTTCGCGGTTGTCCCCCCTTCCCTCATGTGTCCAGGTGTTCGGTCAGCTCGGGTCTGTGCTGAAGGGCTGCGACATTTCCGTCCACCTGGTGGAAGTGAGCTCGAAGCTCAGCGAGTTGCAGGCGGCCAGACTGACAAGCGGGAAGACCCCGCTCGAGCAGACTCCCGACTCCCCCGTGTATATGAGGGGCACCACAACTTCGGGGATCCCTGTGTCATGGTACCGAGACCTGAGGGACGTCCCACAAGGTGACTAACGGCTGTTCTGAGTCTCAATTGGGTGGAGATGTATAGCCCCGTGCAGTAGTGATATGAGGTCCCCATAAAGGAGTGGCTGCGGGGACCACCTGTACCTGGGAGATCTCACACCCTGCCCATATCACCCCCTGCTCCACCTTGGCTCCTTGGCCACACTGGGTCTGTCTATTGAGGCTCAGAAAATGTAATACTATctgtctatttttggttttgggccaaatccagtgacactcaggttactcctgactgcagtcagaaatcactcttggcaggctcaggggatcctatgggatgctgttgatcgaacccgggtcggccacgtataaggcaaactaccctccccgctgtgctatcactccggtccccagAAAAtgcaatgataaaataaaataaaatgataaaataaaaatggagtgatagtccagtggataaagctcttgccttgcatgcagccaatccgggttcaattctcagcatcccacgtGATTTCTCTCGATCACCACCGGAGTGATTCCGAGCACAGAgacgggagtaagccctgagcatcgtcaggtgAGGCCAAAaccccagaaagaaaaaagaaaatggaatttgaGAACAAGGTGTAGAAACTGCACGGTTAGAGCACAGATTAGCACACGTGGGTCAGCGGTGCTGCGATGGTCTCAGGAAGCCACTTCCTCACCCCTGTGGTTGGGAGCACCTGGCAGCTTCTTTCCCTGGAGCTCCTGAGCAGTCCAGGCATGCCCCAGACTGGCCCTCCACCTGCCACATGCTGCTCTTCCTCTTTCTGCACaggccacagtttctttatggCGCACGAGTTCTTCGACGTCCTTCCTGTGCATAAGTTTCAGGTACTGGTGGGCAGGGCTTGTCTGTGGGGCTGAAAAACAGGGTGCCCACAGGCTGGACTGGGAGGGACGCTGTGGGTCCCTGAAGTTCATTGTATTGATCATTTTGAAGAATAGAATTGCCTGGAAAACAGAGCAGTTGTTCTGGACGAGCAAATGGGTTATTAAGCAAAATCCTGACTTCTCTTGGGGTGATTAGTAACAAttctcccttttttggggggtcacacccagcagtggtcaaggGTTACCTCTGggagtgaacctgggttggttgtgtttTTGCAgatgcactgtgctatcactctggcctcttattaacaatttctgagcacagcgcctgGAGCACTTTGAGCCCCTGAgctcaaaaaacacacacaaaaaaccaaTTACTGAATCCCCTGGGATAAAGAAAAGAGGCGAGGGGAAggcagggaaggggagaggagattCCGCACAGGCAATGGCGACAGTGAAACAAGGGTCCCTTAGTAAATCTTTCATTTCTAAGGATTGGGGTTTCAGACGCGAAGGCCTATCTGCCCTGGGTACTTCCAAGGCGCCGTCTAGCATCTTGCAGGAATTTGGCTGCAGGACTTAGGAAGGAATGTGTCTAGTCCCTGAACCTAGGCCCTTCCTGGGAGTGGATCTGCATCTTACTCTCTGGGCACAGCTCTGCTCCAACCGTACTGTTGAATGTTCTGAGCTTGGGGCCCCTTTGTGTTTGTGGCCGGTGTGGGCTGAGACCACGGAGAACGTGCTGGCCAACACTGATCTCTTTTTATCTTTAGAAAACAGCCCACGGATGGCGGGAAGTGCTCGTGGACATCGACCCACAAGCTTCAGATCAGCTGAGGTTTGTTTTGGCTCCGTCGGCCACCCCGGCTGAAGCCTTCATCCAAGTAGGCACGAGTTTATTTTTACCTCTTTGCTTCTCCTGACCCTTCAAATCCTCACCCCCTTGTCCCTCCACGTTACCGCAAGGGTTGCTGGCTAGGGGAGAAGCTGGCATCCTCTGCAGGGCCGGAAGGGACTGGCCTTGGGATGCAGTTAGTC
Coding sequences within:
- the NDUFAF7 gene encoding protein arginine methyltransferase NDUFAF7, mitochondrial is translated as MRGLARALARAGRTPWRVPVAAALAPAPVRPWLGRRFRSADGPGPAATPMLRHLARKIRATGPISVAEYMREALTNPAQGYYVHRDVLGEKGDFITSPEISQLFGELLGVWFVSEWMATGKSPAFQLVELGPGRGTLTEDILRVFGQLGSVLKGCDISVHLVEVSSKLSELQAARLTSGKTPLEQTPDSPVYMRGTTTSGIPVSWYRDLRDVPQGHSFFMAHEFFDVLPVHKFQKTAHGWREVLVDIDPQASDQLRFVLAPSATPAEAFIQPDERREHVEVSPDAGAIIQELARRLALDGGAALIADYGHDGTKSDTFRGFRGHQLHDVLVAPGTADLTADVDFSYLRRMAQGQVASLGPLQQHDFLRNMGIDVRLKILLEKTEEPSSRQQLLQGYHMLMSPEQMGQRFHFFALLPHQRLQGPGQPDGARRRLPSAGSVAGFGELVWR